The sequence aacttgACCTTTTGGGTTAACGAAGGTCAAATACTAACCTTGTCACATCACCAAAAAGTACACCGTTTGCGTCTGAAGTCACAGTCATGGTTAATGGTGGTGTTATTTTATAACACTGTACTAGCTTGAGTCTTCAAGAAGGTGGAAGTAAATCAATACTATACTCTATTCATCTTTAAAACTCTTTTGTACTATAAATTTTGAATGTAGCTTAGTAATTCATAACTAAGCAAGTATTTTTTGACCAATATAATTACTCAACTTTTAGCAAAAACTACTAATCATGCATCTTAATAAAGTATCTTTGTGGCCCAATGGCCAACTGGACCATGATTATAACATTCATAATTGATCCAGGTCGAAATCGAATATCTGTTTTATACTATGTTCATATTTGTATATTTAATCATTCTTTGATGTTTAATGATTTCTGCTGATTGATTCATGTATCTTTTATTATTCTTTTTTTGTAATATTTGGAACATGGCTTTCATAATATTAAAATGCTAGATGGATCTGAACTGTTGGTCCTGTCTATGAAACTTAGGGCCAGTATtcaaatttaatatatttttttagtttGATATAAAGAATTATAAGAAAAATTCATTGAAGCTGTTTTATTAAAGAAGTTTCAACAAGCTTTACGAACAGTAAGGCCAATTGTCTATTGCAGACCTTGGCTCTTAAAAGTAGACGAATACTATAATTGGTTTTGCTTAGCCACATATATAGAGCATATATGGGCCTTTGGGTTGGGTTTAGTATCACATATGTGATTATATGGCCCATATCAATCTATACTTgtgcacaattttttttttttttttaaataacgatAACTATATAACAAAACGTCATTTCATCTTAAAATGAAAGAAACCTAATGAAATACAAAAAGGACAAACACAGCTAGACTCGAGACTAGAACTAGGGACGGAGCTTTGTGTTGGTTATATTTTGGTTAAAATAATAGTTATGGTTGCTTGTCATACATTGGTAAATGGAAGAAAGTGTGGATGActtacttggttataaaaggaggtcaTGGCCACACTTCCACCGTGCAATAATCAATATAATtgaagtatttaattaatttttttgtTTATCTTGTTTAAGAGTTCAACACTTTAAGTATATGATTAAGTTTTTTCTTTCTCTTGTCCTAGATTTGTATTAGTTAAATCTTTAGAGACCGTAGTCATTTTTAAGAGAGTGGTCAATGTTATTGTAACAATTTGTAATATAGCGAATTTTCTATTTTTTAGAGCCAATGATTTTTCTTCGGTTTTGAATTTTCCAcgttaaattctcttgtctttatttttttactgtttttcattggttatcattttaattatagTTCTTTTCGATTCGGTTTACTAAGCTGAATTCAGTTTTTGGATTTATTTTTCTGAATTCAGTTAACCGAAACTGTCAAAACCGGGTTCaactaataatatattaaattattactATATAGACCACACACCAATTTTTAAACCATAAATGAAGTTCAAAATTAATTTGTACACTTATTTTGGTCAAATATTAAATTTTTGGTTTTTCATTCTCAACCGAAATCGAGCCAAACAAACCGATTATCGGTTTGGTTAcggttttgattttgacaaatgaaTTTGTTTTTAATTTGATTATCTGCTTACTTTCAAAATATTAAAATCGAACCGGATAAAGCCTAAAAAACGAAAACTAGACCGATGGATACCCTACTTTAGACCACTCCCTTCCGTGTTCCAACTTGTTGAGCACGAGGAAAAACAAAAACAGAAGATGCTACAAGACGTTTGCCGTAAATGTAGAGACAATACCAACAAGGGTAACGTTTTTTAATCATAATACTTGTTAGTTTTGAGTGACATTTTAAACTAGATGCTTGGTTGTAACTTGTAAGCTTAATTAAAGCTTTGTTCATCCTATCTTATAGAAAGTTTTATAAATAGATAAGAGTGCGACCAGAGTTGCATAACTATGTTTAATCATAGAACTTGTTAATTATTTGACAACATATACATATGAGAATAACGTACACATGATTTGATACAAGAATAGCTAAACCGAAATTTGCCATCTCGTTCCATAAATAACTACTTTTAGAAGTCTCTTTTTTCGATTCGACTTTAATTTTCGTTTGTGCTACATAAATCTAGATGAATAAATTGGATTTTAAATGTGTTTATATTTGTATAACTTTCATCGATCATTATAAAAGACAAGAAACAAAAATCAAGTAAaagttgaagaaaaaaaaaaaaaactttcaaaAGTGAAGATGGGACAACTATTTTGAGACAGAGTGAGTAGTACACTAGAAGCAATTCTCAAACAATCATAGCTCCGTTCCATAAGAAGAGTTGATTAAAAAAAAGCATGAAACAAACTTGAATACAATAACATCCATTTTAAGACCATAATTTACACACACAATTCACATAACTTTTTATATATTCTAAGATCTGCTCTTGAAGGGAATGGCCCTGATGACAACTGTATGGTATATAGCAGCAAGTGCAGCTCCAATGAAAGGACCAACCCAGAAGATCCACTGCAAATTCAACAAAAGATACAATTACCCTTTTATAGCACACTCATATTCAAAGCAGATTTCTGATTTCGAAAAATCTTGATATTTGTTTAGAAGTAGATATGTAAAAATATGACTTGAAAAGATCAACTTACGTGGTCGTCCCATGCATGGTCCTTGTTGTAGATGATTGCAGCTCCAAGACTCCTTGCAGGGTTAATACCAGTTCCGGTGATGGGGATGGTGGCTAAGTGAACCAAGAACACTGCAAACCCAATTGGGAGAGGGGCCAAAATCTGCAAATGTTTAACAAATCAGATTAACCCCAGAATAGTCCGGGCCAAACCCATTTGGGTTTGGTCAGGTTAATGGGCCACTCCTAGTTGTCAAAATTGGGCTGCTAGTGGCTCTAGTGTAATTTGATAGTTCAATCCTCATTGACTTTAGCGTTAATTACGGATACCGATATATACActatctatctatagttaatattaaaatactAAAATCATTATGTTATTATTAGACTAATTATTTTGTTaagaaaaaaatcaaaaataaaaagaaaaaaatctaaacataatagatgatgtcattaatataaataattttgaattaaaattaaatcttacgtagtagtagtattaattaattattattattataagtattttaattattaaaattaaataattttgaatgtttttaaataactattttgaattgagtacgagaagttaTAAAGGCTAGGCAGAAGTAactcattcaaaatttatattttaatttacacttttaaaataaaatgacaacaaatattatctcttatgattggatgtagattgtttaatatgcattttaggtatttgatgaaatgttcagctgacgagtttcttagtcggactatgtggttctacgggtcattaaactaaatgactttagcatgtacgttcacttaatacctaaaacatatcattaaattatttcgtttaaacaaaccgtaGTTCTACGGGTTATTTCACTAGTTTAAATTTAAATTGATAAATCCAAATAAAATATGCAATAAAAGGTTGTACACTACAATTAACTAATACATAAATTTGATATCATTTTAATGGAAAAATTATCATGAAcctttaattatattatattcatattcatagtgaataaaaaaaaaaaaaaaatcatttcacTATATAGAATAATCATTGACCAAACAAAGAGCACTAGAGCACCAACATACATAAAGAGAAATGCTTTGCACatgacaccatcatcatcatcattagcatGCCAATTGGCAAAAGACACGTAACAAGATAGTGACTTAAAGCTACTTTGCCAAAACATCATAAGATTCTCCCAACAATAAATAAACAACATAAAATATAATTTGGTCATTATCCAAAAAATAATTGAGTATTCTTTGTAACATGGAAATCAAATGAGCCTTATCCCCAAATCACTTGTTATCTTTTTATATCAAAAACAGCTTATTTCTTTCAACATCAAATTGATCACCCAAGAAAATTAAAGTTtcctttggaccataatcaaattaaTGACTTATAAAACAGATGATTTTTTTTCAAGAACAAAGTGGTCTCTAAGAACAACTATATTACTCTTATAATTGTACTTGCACACCAAAAACATTGTAGTAAACCACACAATTTCATCAATCCCTATCCGGACATGTCGTTTATCTACGTTAAAGTTACTTACTTGTCCGAGATAAACATAATTTTAAAAGAGTAATTTAAGACATGTAAACATTTTTAAAGGGTATTCAAGACATGAAAAACTATGAAAACATATACGAGTATATAAAAATAGTGTACATACTGGAACATGCGAGTCTCTGGCACTTCTCTTGGCATCAGTGGCTGAAAACACAGTGTAAACAAGGACAAAAGTACCAATAATCTCAGCACCAAGACCACTACCCTTGGTGTAACCATGGGCTACAACATTGGCTCCACCACCCACACCAGTGAAGGTGTTTTTGCCCTCAAAACCCTTGATCACACCTGCACCACAGATGGCACCAAGACACTGCATAACCATGTAGAACACTGCCCTGGTCAAAGATAACTTTCTTGCCAGCAACAGACCAAAGGTTACAGCAGGGTTAATGTGTCCTCCTGTTGTACACCAACAAATAACATAATTAACATATAAAGTTTAGTTTTCTACTTGAGATAAAAATAACCCACATCATATCAAGCAAgtttaaaaaaagaaaagaaaaaaattagTCTTTTAGTCCAATAGATGAGTTTTTTTTTTCACTCGATGGCCAAAACATCAAGAACCCACATATCAAGAAAATTTCAGGATTAACAAAAAGTAGTATTTGAAACCCAGAGACTAAAGACTGGCCTCAAAAGTTAAAATTACATCTGATatcttacccaaaaaaaaaaaaggtgTAAAAATCAAGAAAACCTTATCTTGAACTTGAATTAAACTTTTGTTCAGAGACTGAAACTAAACAAAGAGGGTTTCTTTTAATTGTCTTAATTTTGATTTTTAATATGCATACAAACAGATCTAGAGTAACAGCCCTAAAGAAAAATTATTAAAATTGAAATCTCATGAAGAACACTCAAAATTGTCAAGAACACATCCTTCCAGTGTTGGTTTTTAcagatttaaaaaataaaaaataaaaagaactTGAAACAAGGGTTATGTAGATATATACCTGAGATACCAGCAGTACAGTAGACAAGGGCAAAGATCATACCACCAAAAGCCCAAGCAATACCTTGAATACCAACAGTACCACATTTGGTAGGAGATTTGGCAACACCCATAACAGTTAAAACAGTTATGTACAGGAACAAGAAAGTTGCTATGAATTCAGCAATACCAGCTCTGTAAAAAGACCATGAAGACAACTCTCCAGGCTCAAACAAAGGTGCTGGTGGTGGTTCATTGTAATCTTTATCAGTTTGAGCTGATGTACCAATTGGTTGTCTTTCTGAGTATTTGTTTGCTCCTAACTTAACATCTTCTTCCTTACCTTCCATTGTTGTTTGCTCACTAGGCTGTACACACACTCACACACTGTATCTATCTATAGGTGGTTTATGTGTTGTCAAGTCGTGAAGATAATGGATTGTGTTTTAAGCAGTTTTATAGGTGAGATGTCAAGTCATTTTTTTTTTAGCTTCAAGATATAACTAGGGGCTTGGTGAATGTTATTGTCACTTTGTGATCATATTATGATATGGGTGGATATTGATGTGAAAATACATGTACTTTATTCTCACTTGGTGAATGTTATAGGGTTACATGtgaccagtgttgtaaatctccccgagatctcgtttttaaaaGGTAACTGAGACGAGATGTTAATCTTCCGAGATTTCTCGCTCAACGAGGTCAAACTAAGTCTAAGATACGATTTCTCGaaatttcttgctaatttgtaagattttcttgtaaaattcgtaatttctaagattttctcgcttatTACTCGGATATTTTTgtgaaatctcgtaaaaacgtatataaatataatatacatatatttaggtttttatgtatatttatttaaaaaaaactataaagtcaacgtaagtcaacgtccgagatctccccgagattattccgagatgccaagatcatcttaaaaaagtccaaacgagatctccccgagatctgaaTTCTCCAACCTTGCATGTGACTGTGATGTTACAAGTGATTTTAACGTTTTTTGGTCAAAAAGTATAATCCGACAGTGATTTGACAATATCACATTTTATAACCGCAGTGTTAATTTTTTGTGTTAAATATTGAGTAAGGTAATGTGGTAAAATCTGAATGGAAATGAGGTTggaaaaataaattaattataaaaaaatatgtaTTAATTAAATTCGGAAAATCATAGATTGGTTAAAAAAAGCAAACTGACGAAAAATTTTTTTGGCGTTGAGGGCCTGACTAACGCCCAAAACTGAAGCCCAGTTAGGGTACATCAGTTTTCGTCAGTTAAGTCCATGTCATCAGGCGGACTAAACTGACACCCGGTTATGAATGGTCTTATAAAGTTATTCTTCCTCATGTCAACAGAAGTTTGCCTGCAATGACTTCAGACTGTTCGAAAATCGGGTAGTCGTCCTGAGATTTGCAGTTAAAAAAATGATTGGATACCCaggttaataaaaaaaaatacagatGTATTTGTTGAATGAATAAGAATATATTTTATTAAACATTTTTTCAAGTAGAATTTTTTTTTATACCAAAAAACTACTACATCCGTCCCAACTTAAGTGTCTACTGTTGACTTTTCAAGGTCTTTGTTTATCAAATTTGACCGCAAATATTTTTATTTatgctatataatatttgatgaaaattatatgaatgaattgacttttaaatgtgttttcattcaTATAACTTTCATAAAATATTatgtaacacaaataaaaatatttaaggtcAAATTGACAaataaagactttgaaaagtcaacagtaGACACTTAAGATGAGACGGACGGAGTAAAACTTTATGAAAAACAACTCTTTTGAAAAACAAAGCATTTATCAAAAACCGAGAGTACAACAAATCACCGTGGCCTGGAAACTAGGAAACGAAACAAACAAACTAAAGAAAATTTGCCCAAAATTTAACTACGAGCCATGCCAAATAACGAATATTATTTGTCATTAAGAAGTTACAAACACATAAAATGCTAAACAattcaatattcgaattaattcatTCAAGAGTAATTAAACGCAGCCTAAATGTTAGTTATAACATGGTAACCGTCACTTGTTGAGCATTTATCATATCTGCTAATCACGTTGTCGTATCAAGGTTATTATGCTTGCAAAGCGAGTCTAAAACTCGGATCCAAAATGTAACCTAAAAGAAAATACCATCTTTTTATTTAAGAAAATATATGAATAGTTATTGTGATGCAAGTAAAATTTCTACATCCTGATGGTTCTTCGAATGAGTATATGTTAATTGCAAATAACTTTTCTTATTTAATTGGACACTTGCACATATTAGTTTGGATAAACCATACATCATGTTTTTATAAAGTAGGAATATTGTCAATTTTCTCGaagttactacttatctatatacTAACTAGGTTTTTGAACCCGTGCAAAAAAcagtgcaaaaaatgtaatttgcagttcatatgtatatgtaaataacgatacaaaaaaaaataggaaaaatgataaaattatctaAGAGCCCGCGgttttgataaattttaaaaaatgttttgagtttaagagtccgtggtgttgataaattttaaaatttccttttgagtttaagagcctgtggtgttgacgaattttaaaagttcttttgagtttaagaactCATGGTGTTggcaaattttaaaagtgattttggatggtgttagtaacttaatatctacaatttttttttctcaccattaatatatctttttaatatataaattatatactacgtaatatttaaaGTACAATGAAAATTTGTCATGGAACTTACCATtaataaagtataagttatattatattagagttattatatacaattattttttgaataaaagtgtaacttgcgagtttaattttagaaaagttgttagttattgcagcaaaataatggtactcgAGGGAGTCGTCACGtagaattaatattataatagttatatttgcttatttataaatattttagaaattaaactgtaaattcaaattATTTTCATATCTATTGCTATTACTTACCATTTGTAATTAGACTCTTTCTTAATCACTATTAGCCGTAAATGATTAGATTAAGTCAATCGAGATATAATATACATAATAGTTAATATATAATTTGGTCAaactttttacaaatataaattttttttgaaaggcaagaaaAATTTCATTAAAAACACGAAAGATGTACACGAGTTAGAGTGcttttacaaatataaataaattgTAACGAACTAAACTATAgggatatattataaaaataatacgacAAATCAATTGATATGTATCTATTCcagttacatatttgaaatccgaTTAAATGTAATATACGTGGTTACTCGTATTAGAATTTTTAGTGACTAACACAAAAGGTAATATACGTGGTATATACTAAAAATGTAATATAtgtgatatataataataataataataataataataataataataataataataattgtaatattaaatattatatatatatatatatatatatatatatatatatatatatatatatatatatatatatatatatatagtgaagatCCACAGAGAACCAAAGATGGTAGAGAACCAAGAGAACCATCGAACTGACCTTCAGACTttcgtcaatctgcgtgcagattgaactcaatctgtcTGCAGattgaaactttttttttttaataaaaaaattcagTCTGTGTGTTCAACAACTCGATCTTCGTACAAATTGAacccaatctgcacgcagattgactcaatctgcacgcagattgaacaGTCGTTCTTGCTTCTCATGAACATAAAATCGAATTTTATGATCTAGATGTTTTTAGCGTATGATTTCTTCATGAAATGTGCTCCGAATCATCCAAAAAACACTCGACATCTGTTGATAACATCTAAATTCAACAGAATCTCGCCAATTAATTTGTTGACCAGAAGAACATCAACGTTGACTTTTCGAATTCGAAAGTAAATCTTCATGTTTGGATCTGTAATGTTGCAGATAGTGTCACGATAAGAATTAGATCATATCTACACTTTTACATTTCCTCAACTCGTGCCAATTTGATCCAGAGACCTACTCAACTCAAATTTATGAAGAACGAAGAGCATTGATCGAGAATCATTGAATCTGTTGTTGTAATCTGTTGATGAAAGAGTGATATGAATCATGTAAGGATCACAGTTTTGTTCTCAATTTGTGGTTATAATCATCAATTGATGATTATGAAATTTAGGCTTGAGGATGAACGATGAGTATTTGAGTGAAATAACATGGTGCTATGGGTTCTCTCCCTAGTCAAGTTCTCTCATgatcctttcaatatatatatatatatatatatatatatatatatatatatatatatatatatatatatatatatatatatatatacacacacatccataaataactttcaaccacaatcaagaataactttttcgtttatatatatgtatagatagatTGTGTTGGGTGAGTACTGTTCACGATGTCATACCTATAAATACTCTCAACTTCCGAGGTAAAGTAATAATTTGCCTTATTTATGAAAAACTTTTTTTATACGTTTTTTAACTTCTTTTTTTCCATTGCAGCGAATGTTTTACATAAAAAAGACAATATGAATATTTAAGATTATATGAAGTAATTTTACATTTGCGTATTATACTGAATAAACAGTATgaatgataaaattgataattttacctTTAGACTATATGATTAGTCACCATAAAATAAAATCTAAGTAATATAATCCACTAATGGAACAAATTATACAATCGAAGTAGTCATTTATTTATCATCATATCGCAAGAAATAACATTTATCTATGATATTTTATTAAACACCTCTTCGTTTTTATATTATACACTTAACTCTAAAAATTAATTTAATACGTGGTCAAATATCAAACTATG comes from Rutidosis leptorrhynchoides isolate AG116_Rl617_1_P2 chromosome 4, CSIRO_AGI_Rlap_v1, whole genome shotgun sequence and encodes:
- the LOC139839646 gene encoding aquaporin PIP1-2-like isoform X2, which encodes MEGKEEDVKLGANKYSERQPIGTSAQTDKDYNEPPPAPLFEPGELSSWSFYRAGIAEFIATFLFLYITVLTVMGVAKSPTKCGTVGIQGIAWAFGGMIFALVYCTAGISGGHINPAVTFGLLLARKLSLTRAVFYMVMQCLGAICGAGVIKGFEGKNTFTGVGGGANVVAHGYTKGSGLGAEIIGTFVLVYTVFSATDAKRSARDSHVPILAPLPIGFAVFLVHLATIPITGTGINPARSLGAAIIYNKDHAWDDHVMDLLGWSFHWSCTCCYIPYSCHQGHSLQEQILEYIKSYVNCVCKLWS
- the LOC139839646 gene encoding aquaporin PIP1-3-like isoform X1 — encoded protein: MEGKEEDVKLGANKYSERQPIGTSAQTDKDYNEPPPAPLFEPGELSSWSFYRAGIAEFIATFLFLYITVLTVMGVAKSPTKCGTVGIQGIAWAFGGMIFALVYCTAGISGGHINPAVTFGLLLARKLSLTRAVFYMVMQCLGAICGAGVIKGFEGKNTFTGVGGGANVVAHGYTKGSGLGAEIIGTFVLVYTVFSATDAKRSARDSHVPILAPLPIGFAVFLVHLATIPITGTGINPARSLGAAIIYNKDHAWDDHWIFWVGPFIGAALAAIYHTVVIRAIPFKSRS